The Caviibacter abscessus genome window below encodes:
- a CDS encoding transglycosylase domain-containing protein, producing the protein MKKIIKYGVRFLLLLFVGLALFVTYVVIEVKRTYPKELLENYEPLKPSIIYDINGNQIDVLAVENRDPIKISEIPERVQNAFIAVEDKRFRKHHGLDYLRLTKAIMLNITNTGRQGGSTITQQLVKTAFLTPERSLKRKVVEAVLALEMEKIYTKDEILENYLNTINFGKGAYGIKNASLRYFGVLPKDLTIAQAAILASIPKSPSKYSKIENAIERQKIVLKSMYDAKFITKKEYENAKKEKITFATNKDLEKKSEAQEISNSNVSPEITTVILSELKRILNIDEDDEDTTKSLFNGYKIYSTVDINMQKAAYKAFETSAILKRDKLQAALISIDPSNGFVKAIVGGKNYIKGDFNRAINARRQPGSAFKPIVYLAALQKNIPMNVVLEDSPTKFSRWSPKNYDGRYRSNITMLKALEVSNNIASVKVLEAAGISNVKKVWEDSGIQSKDFPNDLTLALGSITTTPLDMARIYASFANGGYKVTPQFIYKVENKDGEVIYEANTSKEKIYEPEDVALITHLMQQVINNGTGKSAAVYKNGVQIPMAGKTGTTSDYVSAWFTGYTPTLATVVYVGYDDNKSMGRGMSGSSTAIPIWKNYMQTVANLSTYDPGNFQFITDAIAAKKIVQVTIDNLNGLIDDDGVNADRALFKTGTEPVEHESNILNIFEY; encoded by the coding sequence CTAGCACTTTTTGTAACTTATGTTGTAATTGAAGTAAAAAGAACTTATCCTAAAGAATTACTTGAAAATTATGAGCCTTTAAAACCTTCAATAATATATGACATAAATGGAAATCAAATTGATGTACTTGCAGTAGAAAATAGGGATCCTATAAAAATTAGTGAAATACCTGAAAGAGTTCAAAATGCTTTTATTGCAGTAGAAGATAAAAGATTTAGAAAGCATCATGGTTTAGATTATCTAAGATTAACAAAGGCTATAATGTTAAATATAACTAATACAGGTAGACAAGGTGGAAGTACTATAACACAACAATTAGTTAAAACAGCATTTCTTACACCTGAAAGATCTTTAAAAAGAAAAGTAGTAGAAGCAGTATTAGCATTAGAAATGGAAAAAATATATACTAAGGATGAAATTCTTGAAAATTATTTAAATACTATAAATTTTGGTAAAGGAGCGTATGGTATTAAAAATGCTTCACTTAGATATTTTGGAGTTTTACCTAAAGACTTAACAATAGCTCAAGCTGCAATACTTGCAAGTATTCCTAAGTCACCTTCTAAATATTCAAAAATTGAAAATGCTATTGAAAGACAAAAAATTGTTTTAAAGAGCATGTATGATGCTAAATTTATAACAAAAAAAGAATATGAAAATGCTAAAAAAGAAAAGATTACTTTTGCAACAAATAAAGATTTGGAAAAAAAGAGTGAAGCACAAGAAATATCAAATTCTAATGTTTCTCCAGAAATAACAACAGTAATATTAAGTGAATTAAAGAGAATATTAAATATAGATGAAGATGATGAGGACACAACAAAATCTTTATTTAATGGATATAAAATATACTCAACTGTAGATATAAATATGCAAAAGGCGGCATACAAGGCATTTGAAACAAGTGCTATTTTAAAAAGAGATAAACTTCAAGCAGCACTTATTTCAATTGATCCAAGTAATGGATTTGTAAAAGCTATAGTTGGAGGTAAAAATTATATTAAAGGTGATTTTAACAGAGCAATTAATGCAAGAAGACAACCTGGTTCAGCGTTTAAACCTATAGTATATTTAGCAGCACTTCAAAAAAATATACCAATGAATGTTGTTTTAGAAGATTCTCCAACAAAATTTTCAAGATGGAGTCCAAAAAATTATGATGGTAGATATAGATCAAATATAACAATGTTAAAGGCTTTAGAAGTTTCAAATAATATAGCATCAGTTAAAGTATTAGAAGCTGCTGGGATATCTAATGTAAAAAAAGTATGGGAAGATAGTGGTATACAAAGTAAAGATTTTCCTAACGATTTAACACTAGCTCTTGGTTCAATAACTACTACACCTCTTGACATGGCAAGAATTTATGCATCTTTTGCAAATGGTGGATACAAAGTTACTCCTCAATTTATCTATAAAGTTGAAAATAAAGATGGTGAAGTTATATATGAAGCAAATACAAGCAAAGAAAAAATTTATGAACCTGAAGATGTAGCATTAATTACACATCTTATGCAACAAGTAATAAATAATGGAACAGGTAAAAGTGCAGCAGTATATAAAAATGGTGTTCAAATACCTATGGCAGGAAAAACTGGAACTACAAGTGATTATGTTTCAGCATGGTTTACAGGTTATACCCCAACACTTGCAACTGTAGTTTATGTCGGGTATGATGATAATAAAAGTATGGGACGTGGAATGTCAGGATCGTCTACAGCCATACCAATTTGGAAAAACTATATGCAAACAGTAGCGAACTTATCTACATATGATCCAGGTAATTTTCAATTTATAACAGATGCAATTGCAGCAAAAAAAATAGTTCAAGTAACTATTGATAACTTAAATGGATTAATTGATGATGATGGAGTAAATGCAGATAGAGCTTTATTTAAAACTGGCACAGAGCCTGTAGAACACGAAAGTAATATATTAAATATATTTGAATATTGA